The Seriola aureovittata isolate HTS-2021-v1 ecotype China chromosome 16, ASM2101889v1, whole genome shotgun sequence genomic interval CAGCCTCCGCTCTCTGGATCTGAGCAACAACCAGCTGGCAGTCATTCACCCCGAGGCCTTCACCGTCCTGAACCAGTCCCTGCGGGAGCTCAACCTGAGCCGAGCCCTCTACAACCACTCGTCGGTGATGGACTTGGCCACGTCTTTCCGCTGGAGCTCCCTGGGGAACCTGCGGGGACTGGACCTGTCCGACAACGGCCTCATCTATTTGCCCTCGCGCATCTTCTCCCACCTGACCAGCCTGCGACGGCTCCAGCTCTCCAACAACTCCCTGGTGGCCATCCACAACTCCACCTTCTCGGGGTTGGAGCAACTGGAGGAGCTCGACCTCACGCTCAACGCCCTCAAGTCGTTGCCCGAGGAAGGTCTGCGAGAGCTGGACTCCCTGCCCACAGCTGACCTTCTGCTGGGGGAGAACCCGTTCACCTGCACGTGTGGAATTGAACCTTTTGCTCTGTGGCTCAACAGATCACAGGAACGCATCAGCAACGCCGACGGCCTCGTGTGCGCCTTCCCGGCCAGCATGAGGAACACATCCCTGCTCGCTGTGGGCACCTTGACTCTGGGATGCCACCAGAGGGATGCGGGGGCAGACCTTGCTCTGCAGACCTCTTACGTCTTCTTGGGTGTCGTCCTGGGCTTCATAGGCCTCATCTTCCTATTTGTACTTTATCTCAATCGCAAGGGCATCAAGAAGCGGATCTACGACATGCGGGACGCCTGCAGGGAGGTGTGGGAGGGCTACCACTACCGCTTCGAGATCGACTCTGACCCCAGGTTATCGCAGGTCTCCTCGAGCGCCGACGTGTGACAGGACAATCACCCCCCGGTGTATTTTCTTATGACTCTTTTCTAATGCATTTATCAgtaggaaaatgtaaaaattgtaCAGATtagtgtgtaaatatataaatacaatagaGTTAATAATCTTTCAGCCTTGTTGATTAAAGCATGCACTGCCCGTCTTTCCTCATTGCACATGTAAAACTCTTCTTTAATACAGAGTATCTTGGATTTCTTTGCTTTAACGGACACAAATGTTCTGAACAGTAATTTCTCACATCCTCGCCTGCTCTTTATGTTCACACAAAAGCAACAGTAAGTGCCTGGTATTGTTTACTGATCATTTTACTGATCTGGACCGAACTCACTTTCTACTTGGCACACTTTCATTCAGCTCTCTGTGTCGGATCTTTGTGTCCTCATATTtaacttgttaaaaaaaaaaaaaaaaagcaacaaaacgCTGCAATAAAATCCTGAcactacaaaaacaaacctctGGGAATTTAAAGCACAATCACTCATTCATCTTTGAACCATTTCAAGCCCTTTGGTCCCTTCTTCCTTCAGCCCCAGGGTGCCAGAGAGGAATTaagccccccccaaaaaaaagctTCACTAAAGCCCTCCTTAAAATCACCACTTTGCTTTTCTCTGGATGTTGGATTGGACtggaagaggaaggggggggggggggtgacagtTCAGCACAGACCAGCGGAAATCTCCAAACcccctccttctttctttttttcttttttttcatgaaacGTTGCTTTGTTTTAACTCCTTGAGTTTTTTATTGTCAGAATGATGAGAACCAGTCCCGGGCTGCGGCTGCTGAAAGcaatctccctccctccttaaAGACAACAGCCGCTCCGGAGGCTCTTTGAAGGAAAACTCTCTGACTCTCCACGTTTTTCTGTttaggggatttttttttttttttttttttttttccaatgatAAGATACAGATGATTCTGAAACACCAGcttcattgtttcattcagcagttttcctctgaccttttttttttggctgtttttttttcttcctctccaccttttacaatcttttttttttttagtggaaATGTGAAACCCCAGAGATGTCTGTCAGAAACTGTCAATCTTTCCGTTTTTTACATGCATGTTTCAAAGCGAATTAATCCACGACAAATATCATATGTGTCGTCTCTGTTCTTCTAAATGGCTTCATGACAAAAAGCAATTCTCTGCGGTCTTTTGATGCTACAAACAGGGGGATGGCAAGCTGCCCATTCCTCAAGTGTTTATTGCCCATATTGTCAGCTATCTAGGTATTTGGTTGGGGGATAAACTGAAACAGCCTCCCATTGTTCGAAGCCAAAGTAGCATCTTCATCCCATCAAGATGTTCTCCAAGCTCCTGTGAATGCAATCCAGAACTTGTTTGTAACATGGGAGAGTAATTTTACCGCATGTGGAATGACACAATAAAACTGTAGAAAAGTCGTGATCTCTGTAGAGTCATTTAGCGCAAATGTAATCTTGTGTGTTGGTGAAAACAGCTGAGATGAATGTAAATCATGATCATGTTTGGACTGAAGTGAAGGTATCATTCCTCCC includes:
- the tpbga gene encoding trophoblast glycoprotein a, with product MLDLARCIVFCALLRCVHASCPPRCECSEAAHTVKCVSKDLRSIPTGIPGYTRNLFVTGNQIRRIGPESFRGLDNVTNLSLSNNRISEVESHTFAGLRSLRSLDLSNNQLAVIHPEAFTVLNQSLRELNLSRALYNHSSVMDLATSFRWSSLGNLRGLDLSDNGLIYLPSRIFSHLTSLRRLQLSNNSLVAIHNSTFSGLEQLEELDLTLNALKSLPEEGLRELDSLPTADLLLGENPFTCTCGIEPFALWLNRSQERISNADGLVCAFPASMRNTSLLAVGTLTLGCHQRDAGADLALQTSYVFLGVVLGFIGLIFLFVLYLNRKGIKKRIYDMRDACREVWEGYHYRFEIDSDPRLSQVSSSADV